A single Crateriforma conspicua DNA region contains:
- the nadC gene encoding carboxylating nicotinate-nucleotide diphosphorylase, with protein sequence MSDDAPSNSTDADEGQNPPVAPEYAEVAADETMENALRQLVRLAIAEDLGRSVDWTTVCLIGEETRGQCSIVPRAPGVAAGMVLVPWILDEFDADIDHKCHIEDGQPLVPGQEIVTLSGNARDLLTSERVVLNILCKLCGIATKTREFVQAIEGHHAKVYDTRKTTPGWRRLEKYAVRMGGGQNHRTGLFDGFLIKDNHLALGGGPGATLDPADAVRKALQWRSGRINQLPAPDIVEIEVDRLDQLQSVLPAGPDIVLVDNFTLDQLRQAVAMRDQLNPSVQLEASGNVRIDTIGEIAATGVDRISSGALTHRAMWLDLGLDWLPPQAS encoded by the coding sequence ATGTCCGACGACGCCCCCAGCAATTCAACCGACGCCGATGAAGGCCAAAACCCACCGGTTGCACCGGAGTACGCGGAGGTCGCGGCAGACGAGACGATGGAAAACGCTCTTCGCCAATTGGTCCGACTGGCAATCGCCGAAGATCTGGGCCGATCGGTCGACTGGACCACGGTCTGTCTGATCGGCGAAGAAACTCGCGGCCAATGCTCCATCGTCCCGCGTGCCCCCGGGGTTGCCGCCGGAATGGTGTTGGTCCCCTGGATCTTGGATGAATTTGATGCCGACATTGATCACAAATGTCACATCGAAGACGGACAACCGCTGGTCCCAGGACAAGAGATCGTGACGTTGTCAGGCAACGCACGTGATTTGTTGACCAGCGAACGCGTCGTCCTGAACATCCTGTGCAAGCTGTGCGGGATCGCAACCAAGACCCGCGAATTTGTCCAAGCCATCGAAGGCCACCACGCAAAGGTCTATGACACACGCAAGACCACACCGGGATGGCGTCGCCTGGAAAAGTACGCCGTTCGAATGGGCGGCGGCCAAAACCATCGCACCGGACTGTTCGACGGATTTTTGATCAAAGACAACCACCTTGCTTTGGGTGGCGGTCCGGGTGCGACATTGGATCCCGCTGACGCGGTGCGCAAAGCGCTGCAGTGGCGCTCCGGACGCATCAACCAGTTGCCGGCCCCCGACATCGTCGAAATCGAAGTCGATCGATTGGATCAGTTGCAGTCTGTATTGCCGGCCGGCCCCGATATCGTCCTGGTCGACAACTTCACCCTGGACCAATTGCGTCAGGCCGTCGCGATGCGAGACCAGCTGAATCCGTCCGTTCAGCTGGAAGCATCGGGGAACGTCAGGATCGACACGATCGGCGAAATCGCTGCGACCGGCGTGGACCGAATCAGCAGCGGTGCATTAACCCACCGGGCCATGTGGTTGGACCTGGGATTGGATTGGTTGCCGCCACAGGCAAGCTAG
- a CDS encoding ComEA family DNA-binding protein — translation MRQNHLDESNRVREVAEDPSANEGVIDGKVTPPLATDPVRRQLTVMLVLLAATLTAAWCFRPQSPAPVGDTSRASTAPAWPDENTRRTGLVIDLNEAPLRELNLLPGVGPVLAGRILSDRQARGPFSDLNDLSRVSGIGPKTIERIRPYAVAQTASDSPVPDGFVAAHP, via the coding sequence GTGCGGCAGAATCATCTTGACGAATCGAACCGTGTTCGCGAAGTGGCGGAAGATCCGTCCGCGAATGAAGGCGTCATCGATGGGAAGGTAACGCCTCCGCTGGCCACCGATCCGGTCCGCCGCCAATTGACCGTGATGCTGGTTTTGCTGGCGGCGACGTTGACCGCGGCCTGGTGCTTCCGACCGCAGTCCCCTGCCCCGGTTGGTGACACGTCCCGAGCGTCGACAGCGCCTGCTTGGCCGGACGAGAATACCCGGCGAACGGGGCTGGTCATCGATTTGAACGAGGCGCCGCTGCGAGAGCTGAATTTGTTGCCGGGGGTCGGCCCCGTTCTGGCCGGTCGCATTCTGTCGGATCGTCAGGCTCGTGGGCCATTTTCTGATTTGAACGACCTGTCGCGGGTGTCCGGGATTGGTCCCAAGACGATCGAGCGGATTCGCCCCTATGCCGTCGCCCAGACGGCGTCTGATTCGCCTGTGCCAGACGGTTTCGTCGCCGCGCATCCTTAA
- a CDS encoding CBS domain-containing protein, which translates to MNRSSFAPHASDTERAVPANAPTAVSLMMPNVRVIRPDMGLDEITSFLLEHRQCIAPVVRADGNRKILLGLVTEQTCLEYLVNEIFYGDPCPRTEAQTIMQKHPICVSRDVDLFTLASMFLHHPFRHLIIAEGEEFIGIVNRHDVIAALEQYYRQWLGTRDRDRFPVNVHEIMNHRFLVTR; encoded by the coding sequence ATGAACCGTTCCAGCTTCGCGCCCCATGCCAGTGATACCGAACGTGCCGTTCCCGCCAACGCCCCCACAGCGGTCTCGTTGATGATGCCCAACGTCCGTGTCATCCGACCGGACATGGGATTGGATGAAATCACGTCATTCCTTTTGGAACATCGTCAATGCATCGCACCGGTTGTACGAGCCGACGGGAACCGAAAGATCCTGTTGGGTCTGGTGACCGAACAAACCTGTCTGGAATACTTGGTCAACGAAATTTTTTACGGCGATCCATGCCCGCGAACTGAAGCCCAGACGATCATGCAAAAACATCCTATCTGCGTATCGCGTGATGTGGATCTATTCACCTTGGCGTCGATGTTCCTGCATCATCCCTTCCGGCATTTGATCATCGCCGAAGGTGAGGAATTCATCGGCATCGTGAACCGCCACGACGTGATCGCGGCACTGGAACAATATTATCGCCAATGGCTGGGGACACGCGATCGCGACCGATTCCCGGTCAACGTCCACGAGATCATGAATCATCGTTTCCTGGTCACCCGCTGA
- a CDS encoding undecaprenyl-phosphate glucose phosphotransferase, which translates to MSSIRAHRHWWDFLQPTFDAIAIVLSAALVKWAVKGVIDDKVVIAGMIATVVFLLLSQLTGLQRKFGSGSADNEMSGLAVTWTLTVLVMSMIAFATRYGQEFARSVILAWIVVAPSMIGFFRMSIRLVQNAMNRRGIGVRRVAIAGFNQLGLRTAHNIEQDPSIGFRMVGFYDDRKQVRPDDSDKDDIEKDAKPMDASGPESEQPLSADHPLHGGLDALVTAAKAGEIDTVLITLPMRAEARIRGLLDQLSDTTASVYIVPDFFVFELLHSRWTNMGGLPAVSVFENPLFGVDGIAKRLFDVTVACAALLCAAVPMTLIAIAVKVTSRGPVFFRQKRYGLDGKEILVWKFRSMRTCDNGPVVKQATKDDPRITPLGGILRKTSLDELPQLFNVIDGSMSLVGPRPHATAHNEQYRGQIRGYMLRHKIKPGITGLAQVNGCRGETETIDKMEKRVHFDHQYIRSWSIWLDLKIMFKTLLVVWTQPEAR; encoded by the coding sequence ATGAGTTCGATTCGGGCACACCGTCACTGGTGGGATTTTCTACAACCGACTTTCGATGCGATCGCCATCGTTTTGTCTGCCGCACTGGTCAAGTGGGCCGTCAAAGGCGTCATTGATGACAAAGTCGTCATTGCGGGGATGATCGCGACCGTCGTGTTTTTGCTGCTGTCGCAGCTGACGGGGCTGCAGCGCAAGTTCGGATCTGGGTCCGCCGACAACGAAATGTCGGGCTTGGCGGTGACATGGACGCTGACCGTCTTGGTCATGTCGATGATCGCCTTTGCGACACGTTACGGCCAAGAATTCGCTCGCTCGGTGATCCTGGCATGGATCGTCGTCGCGCCGTCAATGATCGGGTTCTTTCGAATGTCGATCCGGTTGGTGCAAAACGCGATGAACCGCCGCGGAATCGGCGTGCGGCGTGTGGCGATTGCCGGCTTCAATCAGTTGGGGCTGCGCACGGCACACAATATTGAACAAGATCCGTCGATCGGTTTTCGCATGGTCGGCTTCTATGACGACCGAAAACAAGTGCGCCCGGACGATTCCGACAAAGACGACATCGAAAAAGACGCCAAGCCGATGGACGCATCTGGTCCCGAATCGGAGCAACCACTGTCGGCCGACCACCCGCTTCACGGCGGCTTGGATGCATTGGTCACCGCAGCGAAGGCCGGCGAAATCGATACCGTCCTGATCACGTTGCCGATGCGGGCCGAAGCCCGAATCCGCGGTCTTCTGGATCAGTTAAGCGATACCACGGCATCGGTCTACATCGTGCCCGATTTCTTTGTGTTTGAACTCTTGCATTCCCGCTGGACCAACATGGGCGGTTTGCCGGCGGTCAGCGTTTTCGAAAACCCGTTGTTCGGTGTCGACGGCATCGCGAAACGACTGTTCGACGTCACCGTCGCCTGTGCCGCGCTGCTATGTGCCGCGGTGCCCATGACGTTGATTGCGATCGCGGTGAAAGTGACATCGCGAGGCCCGGTCTTCTTTCGCCAAAAACGATACGGCTTGGACGGCAAGGAAATCTTGGTCTGGAAATTCCGCAGCATGCGGACCTGCGACAACGGCCCGGTGGTCAAGCAAGCCACCAAAGACGATCCTCGAATCACGCCGCTGGGCGGGATCCTACGGAAAACCAGCCTGGACGAATTGCCGCAGTTGTTCAATGTCATCGACGGCAGCATGTCCCTGGTCGGCCCGCGTCCCCATGCCACGGCACACAACGAACAATACCGCGGCCAAATCCGCGGCTACATGCTGCGGCACAAGATCAAGCCGGGGATCACAGGACTGGCGCAAGTCAACGGATGCCGCGGCGAAACGGAAACCATCGACAAGATGGAAAAACGTGTACACTTTGACCATCAATACATACGGTCCTGGTCGATCTGGCTGGACCTGAAAATCATGTTCAAAACACTGCTGGTGGTTTGGACGCAGCCAGAGGCCCGCTAG
- a CDS encoding sulfatase-like hydrolase/transferase, with translation MKVSVLRRCIPNGLFFAGLRGLAVLLLFALTADAAGPARPNIVLIMADDLGVECLGSYGGTSYTTPNLDELAGQGIRFSNAHAQPLCTNTRVQLMTGLYNNRNWQAFGILDRNSQTIGHYMSDAGYQTCIAGKWQLYSYDPPDYPGAAMRRGTGMRGQDAGFDEYSLWHNGHTEDKGSRYADPAIEQNGAMRTDTAGQYGPDLWVDYICDFIDRKQSDDQPFFVYYPMALPHGPMTPTPISKDWQDPSKRHDDSTDYFADMVQYTDRCVGRVVDKIDQLGLAEQTLIIFYSDNGTHQSITSNTDNGPIRGGKGLTTDAGTHVPLIVRWSGVIQPGEKPHLVDSTDFLPTVLDAAGKSESLKRTDGVSFLPVLMGDDTARRDWIFCHYDPRPGWDKDQFSHSRFARDHRYKLYGDGQFFDVQQDPLEQSPIHLGTEDDERVATRLRLQSVLDQMPNPEPMPRDPLAFSASHQEAFFGESPSMELLWGEGKFTEGPTVTPDGDILFSDVRAGRVMHWNHQTGQTSILIDDLPGVNGLASIDSSHFYACQGSGRRALLKVSFDGKVDVIADRFEGKRFNSPNDVVIASDGALYFTDPRYGDQSDRELDHEGVYRIEDGKVTLATDHVQRPNGLAFSNDENRLFVADNNNDYGGARTLLSFDLQSDGSLANRKVVYDFGMGRRGIDGMCVDQFDNVYATAGKGDDAGVYVFGPDGEQLAVLPVPDVPTNCCLMSVDDQTFLLVTCQTARGTCGLFRAAVTPVDVQADSN, from the coding sequence ATGAAAGTTTCTGTGTTGCGTCGCTGCATCCCCAATGGCCTGTTCTTCGCGGGCCTGCGCGGGTTGGCTGTGCTTCTTCTCTTTGCTTTGACAGCAGATGCCGCAGGTCCGGCGCGGCCCAATATCGTTCTAATCATGGCCGACGACCTGGGCGTGGAGTGTTTGGGATCGTACGGCGGAACCAGTTACACAACGCCCAACCTGGATGAACTGGCCGGTCAAGGCATTCGTTTTTCCAACGCTCATGCCCAGCCACTGTGCACGAACACTCGCGTCCAATTGATGACCGGTTTGTACAACAACCGCAACTGGCAAGCGTTTGGAATTCTGGATCGCAATAGCCAAACGATCGGTCACTACATGAGCGATGCCGGCTATCAAACCTGCATCGCGGGCAAGTGGCAACTGTACAGCTATGATCCGCCGGACTATCCCGGTGCCGCGATGCGACGGGGCACAGGCATGCGAGGCCAAGATGCCGGATTTGACGAGTACAGTCTGTGGCACAACGGCCACACCGAAGACAAGGGTTCACGGTACGCCGATCCGGCGATCGAACAAAACGGTGCGATGCGCACCGACACCGCAGGCCAGTACGGTCCGGACCTTTGGGTCGATTACATCTGTGATTTCATCGATCGCAAGCAATCCGATGACCAACCGTTCTTTGTCTACTATCCGATGGCATTGCCGCATGGCCCGATGACGCCGACGCCGATCAGCAAAGACTGGCAAGACCCATCGAAACGTCATGATGACAGCACCGACTATTTCGCCGACATGGTGCAATACACCGACCGATGCGTCGGTCGCGTGGTCGACAAGATCGACCAACTCGGCTTGGCCGAGCAGACATTGATCATTTTTTATAGCGACAACGGGACACACCAAAGCATCACGTCGAACACGGACAACGGACCGATCCGTGGCGGCAAGGGGCTGACCACCGACGCGGGAACTCATGTTCCGTTGATCGTACGCTGGTCCGGTGTGATCCAACCGGGCGAAAAGCCTCACCTCGTGGACTCAACGGATTTCTTACCAACGGTCTTGGATGCTGCCGGCAAATCGGAATCGCTGAAACGGACCGACGGCGTCAGTTTTCTGCCGGTCTTGATGGGCGACGATACCGCTCGGCGCGACTGGATCTTTTGCCATTACGACCCGCGACCGGGTTGGGACAAGGACCAGTTTTCTCATTCTCGTTTTGCCCGGGACCATCGGTACAAGCTGTACGGTGACGGTCAATTTTTTGACGTCCAACAGGATCCCTTGGAACAGTCACCGATCCACCTGGGGACGGAAGATGACGAACGAGTCGCCACGCGACTTCGTTTGCAATCGGTCTTGGACCAGATGCCCAATCCCGAACCGATGCCGCGAGACCCGTTGGCATTTTCGGCAAGTCATCAAGAAGCGTTTTTTGGTGAATCACCATCGATGGAATTGCTTTGGGGCGAAGGCAAGTTCACCGAAGGCCCGACGGTCACCCCCGACGGCGATATCCTGTTTTCCGATGTCCGTGCCGGACGCGTCATGCATTGGAATCATCAAACGGGCCAAACATCCATCTTGATCGATGACTTGCCGGGGGTTAACGGCTTAGCGTCAATCGATTCGTCGCACTTCTATGCCTGCCAGGGCAGCGGTCGCCGAGCTCTGCTGAAGGTCAGCTTTGACGGCAAAGTCGATGTCATCGCTGATCGCTTCGAAGGCAAACGTTTCAATAGCCCCAACGACGTCGTCATCGCCTCCGATGGTGCGCTGTATTTCACCGACCCACGGTATGGTGACCAAAGCGATCGCGAACTGGACCACGAAGGTGTTTATCGCATCGAAGACGGCAAGGTGACTCTTGCGACGGATCACGTCCAACGTCCCAACGGCTTGGCGTTCAGCAATGACGAAAACCGCTTGTTTGTCGCTGACAACAATAATGATTACGGGGGAGCCCGAACCTTGTTGTCGTTTGATCTGCAAAGCGACGGATCGCTGGCGAATCGAAAGGTCGTTTATGATTTCGGAATGGGACGCCGTGGCATCGATGGCATGTGTGTCGACCAATTCGACAACGTCTATGCCACGGCCGGCAAAGGCGACGATGCGGGGGTGTATGTGTTCGGCCCCGATGGCGAACAGTTGGCCGTCTTGCCGGTTCCCGACGTACCGACGAATTGCTGCTTGATGTCGGTCGATGACCAGACGTTCTTGTTGGTCACCTGCCAAACCGCACGGGGAACATGCGGGCTATTCCGGGCCGCCGTCACGCCCGTCGACGTCCAGGCGGATTCGAACTAG
- a CDS encoding outer membrane protein assembly factor BamB family protein: protein MIRNLASLCFSAVLLCGFLFTGIVWAEHRVLLQGDGRLVVVEPDGSLSWQMPWGSIHDIHRLENGRILTRRGKAEVVEIDPDSHEVVWAYDSATANGNAGKRVEVHAFERLPGGHTMIAESGTARIIEMNREGEIQREIPLVVDHPSAHSDTRLVRRTPDDDYLVAHEADGKVRQYDRETGEVVWEYSVPLFGKQPAKGHGPDAFGNRLFAALRLPNGNTLIATGNGHGVIEVTPDKEIVWELHQDDLPGIRLAWVTTLEVLPSGHLVIGNCHAGPGQPLLVQIDRKTKQVVWTLDRFDDFGNAVSNSQLLDLAGQTIR from the coding sequence ATGATTCGAAATTTGGCTTCGCTCTGCTTCAGCGCCGTGCTGCTGTGCGGTTTCTTGTTCACGGGAATCGTGTGGGCCGAGCATCGGGTTCTGTTGCAAGGCGATGGACGATTGGTCGTCGTCGAGCCCGATGGCAGCCTTTCCTGGCAGATGCCCTGGGGATCGATCCACGACATTCATCGATTGGAAAACGGTCGGATACTGACCCGTCGTGGGAAGGCCGAGGTTGTGGAAATCGATCCCGATTCACACGAAGTCGTCTGGGCCTATGACTCCGCCACGGCGAACGGCAACGCGGGAAAGCGTGTGGAAGTCCATGCGTTTGAGCGGCTGCCCGGTGGTCACACGATGATCGCCGAGTCGGGAACGGCGCGCATCATCGAAATGAATCGTGAAGGTGAAATCCAACGTGAAATCCCGTTGGTCGTCGATCATCCCAGCGCCCACAGCGATACCCGATTGGTTCGCCGAACGCCCGACGACGATTACTTGGTCGCTCATGAAGCCGACGGCAAAGTCAGGCAGTATGATCGGGAAACCGGTGAAGTGGTTTGGGAATATTCGGTGCCTCTGTTCGGCAAACAGCCGGCCAAGGGGCATGGCCCGGATGCGTTCGGCAACCGGCTGTTCGCCGCGCTGCGTTTGCCCAACGGGAACACCTTGATCGCAACCGGAAACGGACACGGCGTCATCGAAGTCACGCCTGACAAGGAAATCGTCTGGGAATTGCACCAGGACGATTTACCCGGCATTCGCTTGGCCTGGGTCACGACGTTGGAAGTTCTGCCGAGTGGGCATTTGGTGATTGGCAATTGTCACGCAGGACCGGGCCAGCCGTTGTTGGTCCAGATCGACCGCAAAACCAAACAAGTGGTTTGGACATTGGACCGTTTTGACGACTTCGGCAACGCGGTATCCAATTCGCAACTGTTGGACCTTGCCGGCCAAACGATTCGTTAA
- a CDS encoding SpoIIAA family protein, whose amino-acid sequence MITPLESPSPDVVGFQLSGKLHDEDYKTFVPLVDEHIAKNETTRILAQFHDFSGWDAHALWDDIRFATTHCTSIEKIALVGEKQWEKYMATVCKPFTMAKIKYFDQSEMESAWNWLSE is encoded by the coding sequence ATGATTACCCCCTTGGAATCGCCTTCGCCCGACGTGGTCGGATTTCAGCTGTCAGGCAAACTACACGACGAGGACTACAAGACCTTCGTGCCGCTGGTGGACGAACACATCGCGAAAAACGAAACGACGCGAATCCTGGCGCAGTTTCATGATTTCAGTGGCTGGGATGCGCACGCACTATGGGATGACATCCGTTTTGCCACGACCCATTGCACGTCGATCGAAAAGATCGCCTTGGTCGGTGAAAAGCAGTGGGAAAAGTACATGGCAACGGTGTGCAAACCGTTCACCATGGCAAAGATCAAGTATTTTGACCAATCGGAAATGGAATCGGCCTGGAATTGGCTTTCCGAATAG
- a CDS encoding HAD family hydrolase — protein sequence MAIRSIGPHAVSADDPLPSWNDADTKTSITSFVQRVTDPDSTDFVEPALRIATFDNDGTLWSEKPFYFQLAFALDRVKAMAPMHPEWKQTQPFQAVLEGDMKTVMAGGKESLLKIVATTHAGMTAAEFEALAYDWIQTAKHPKTGRLYKDMVYQPMLELLTYLQSNGFKTFIVSGGGIDFMRPWTMETYGIPPEQVVGSSIKTKYELRDGKPVILRMPDIDFIDDKEGKPIGIHSHIGRRPIFAAGNSDGDWQMLQYATMDHSPSFGLIVHHTDADREWAYDRQSAVGKLDKVLDDAPKQGWTVVDMKRDWKQIYPK from the coding sequence ATGGCGATCCGTTCGATCGGTCCTCACGCCGTATCGGCTGACGATCCGCTTCCGTCCTGGAATGACGCCGACACCAAAACGTCGATCACGAGCTTTGTTCAGCGAGTGACAGATCCCGATAGCACCGATTTCGTCGAACCGGCACTGCGAATCGCCACCTTCGATAACGACGGAACACTGTGGTCGGAAAAGCCGTTTTACTTCCAATTGGCTTTTGCGCTTGATCGTGTCAAAGCCATGGCTCCGATGCATCCCGAATGGAAGCAAACTCAGCCATTCCAAGCGGTCCTCGAAGGTGACATGAAGACCGTCATGGCTGGCGGCAAAGAGTCCCTGCTAAAAATTGTGGCCACCACTCACGCCGGAATGACGGCGGCCGAATTTGAGGCTCTTGCCTACGACTGGATCCAAACGGCCAAGCATCCAAAGACGGGGCGGCTTTACAAAGACATGGTCTATCAACCGATGCTTGAATTACTGACCTACCTGCAGTCCAACGGATTCAAAACCTTCATCGTCTCCGGCGGCGGTATTGATTTCATGCGTCCCTGGACCATGGAAACCTATGGCATCCCGCCGGAACAGGTGGTCGGCAGCAGTATCAAAACCAAGTATGAGCTTCGTGACGGCAAGCCCGTTATCCTGCGCATGCCTGATATCGACTTTATCGATGACAAAGAAGGCAAGCCCATCGGCATTCACTCCCATATCGGACGCCGTCCCATTTTCGCCGCCGGCAACAGCGATGGGGATTGGCAAATGCTGCAGTACGCCACCATGGACCACTCGCCCAGTTTCGGCCTGATCGTGCATCATACGGACGCGGATCGTGAATGGGCCTACGATCGCCAATCCGCGGTCGGCAAATTAGACAAGGTATTGGACGATGCCCCCAAACAAGGTTGGACCGTGGTGGATATGAAGCGAGATTGGAAACAGATTTATCCAAAGTAG
- a CDS encoding putative transporter encodes MSSIATAILILSFVAMIGICIGGITFRGIGIGSAGVLFAGIVVGHFGGTIDHDIAHFVKEFGLVLFVFTIGLQLGPGIIQLWRDQGLILNAMALCIVVLGASLVIAFHYMLDLIPLAAPGLFSGATTNTPSLGAAQGAANSLIEQNGIEGADVGTLASAYAVAYPGGIAGIIASMLILRRVFKVKVDDEVQQMDAENSSKTQAIHRRCIEVDNQRLSSMPFGEIPGVEETGVRISRIRPSDRDEVLVANDETRLNPGDIVSVVGTENDLNRFEPLIGHAVDVDLTQQESDVRFRKVFVTEPSVINQSLRDLSLDHLYAVSVTRIRRGGVEMTARGSTRFHYGDIAHLVGDEEAVDRVSKLLGNSVKAINETQFAPVFLGIAVGVLLGMIPIQIPGLPFPVKLGLAGGPLIAAISFSLIGRLGGLVWYIPYSANLSLRELGIILFLASAGLSAGETFFSIALTASGLKWMLAGIFVTMLPLLCVGAFARKLLKINYLTICGVFAGSMTDPPALAFASSQADHDACATAYAAVYPLTMVLRIVAAQSLVYLLI; translated from the coding sequence TTGTCTTCGATCGCTACGGCCATTTTGATTCTGTCGTTCGTCGCGATGATCGGCATTTGCATTGGCGGCATCACGTTTCGCGGGATCGGTATCGGATCGGCCGGCGTGCTGTTTGCCGGGATCGTGGTCGGCCACTTTGGTGGAACCATTGATCACGACATCGCCCACTTCGTCAAAGAATTCGGGCTTGTACTGTTCGTCTTCACGATCGGGTTACAGTTGGGACCGGGGATCATCCAACTGTGGCGTGATCAGGGGCTAATCCTGAACGCGATGGCGTTGTGCATCGTGGTGTTGGGTGCGTCGCTGGTGATCGCGTTTCACTACATGCTGGACCTGATCCCGCTGGCTGCACCGGGTTTGTTCAGCGGTGCGACGACCAATACACCGTCACTGGGTGCCGCACAGGGAGCGGCCAACTCACTGATCGAACAAAATGGCATTGAAGGCGCGGACGTCGGAACGCTGGCATCCGCTTACGCGGTCGCTTATCCCGGCGGCATCGCGGGCATCATCGCCAGCATGCTGATTTTGCGACGAGTGTTTAAAGTCAAGGTGGACGATGAAGTTCAACAAATGGATGCCGAAAACAGTTCCAAGACTCAAGCGATTCACCGTCGCTGTATCGAAGTCGACAATCAGCGTTTGTCTTCGATGCCATTCGGGGAAATCCCCGGAGTGGAAGAAACCGGCGTCCGGATTTCGCGCATCCGTCCGTCCGATCGTGATGAGGTCTTGGTGGCCAACGATGAAACACGTTTGAATCCCGGCGACATCGTTTCGGTCGTGGGGACCGAAAACGACTTGAACCGGTTCGAACCCTTGATCGGACACGCGGTCGATGTCGACCTGACCCAACAAGAAAGCGATGTTCGCTTTCGCAAGGTATTCGTCACCGAACCATCGGTCATCAATCAATCGCTTCGCGACTTGTCACTGGACCATTTGTACGCCGTCTCGGTGACTCGGATTCGCCGAGGCGGGGTGGAAATGACGGCTCGTGGATCGACGCGTTTTCACTATGGCGATATCGCGCACTTGGTTGGTGATGAAGAAGCGGTCGATCGCGTTTCCAAACTGCTCGGCAATTCGGTCAAAGCGATCAACGAAACCCAATTCGCCCCGGTATTTCTGGGGATCGCCGTCGGCGTATTGCTGGGCATGATTCCGATCCAAATTCCTGGGCTGCCGTTTCCAGTGAAGCTGGGCTTGGCGGGCGGACCGCTGATTGCCGCGATCAGTTTCAGCTTGATCGGACGCCTGGGCGGACTGGTGTGGTACATCCCTTATTCGGCCAACCTATCGCTGCGCGAATTGGGCATCATCCTGTTCTTGGCCAGCGCAGGCCTGTCAGCCGGCGAGACTTTCTTTTCGATCGCTTTGACGGCCAGCGGGCTGAAGTGGATGTTGGCGGGAATCTTCGTGACGATGCTGCCGCTTCTTTGTGTTGGTGCATTCGCAAGAAAGCTGCTGAAGATCAATTATCTGACGATTTGCGGCGTCTTCGCGGGAAGCATGACGGACCCGCCAGCGCTGGCATTCGCCAGTTCCCAAGCGGACCATGATGCCTGTGCGACCGCCTATGCCGCGGTGTATCCGCTGACCATGGTGTTACGGATCGTCGCTGCCCAAAGCTTGGTCTATCTGCTGATCTGA
- the moaA gene encoding GTP 3',8-cyclase MoaA yields the protein MPRLVALMLVDGFGRRHTSLRISVTDRCNLRCTYCMPAVTPKYQAKSLLLTYEEIIRFTRVAVDLGVDDVRVTGGEPLVRADLDHLIAMLAQVLDPSRISLTTNGVLLLQQLPRLTEAGLRSVNVSLDALDESSFEHSTRRRGLSMVLDSIHAAVDAGMKVKVNAIAKRDFTESQLAAFGHFANRTKLPVRFIEYMPLDADGNWDPANVLSGSEILRRLSEHFGPLRPLPRREGAPAVDYKIESGGGTIGIVASVTEPFCQACNRIRLTADGKIRNCLFGDDSGDVRSLLRSGANDQAIADLLKSAVAAKKRGHGSDDLVFVRPSRPMYSIGG from the coding sequence TTGCCCCGTCTGGTCGCGTTGATGCTGGTTGATGGATTTGGACGCCGACACACATCGTTGCGCATCAGCGTCACCGATCGGTGTAATCTGCGTTGCACCTATTGCATGCCGGCGGTGACGCCGAAGTATCAAGCCAAATCCCTGTTGTTGACCTATGAAGAAATCATTCGCTTCACTCGTGTTGCGGTTGATCTCGGTGTCGACGATGTTCGGGTGACTGGTGGCGAACCGTTGGTACGAGCCGACTTGGATCACCTGATTGCAATGTTGGCTCAGGTTTTGGATCCGTCGCGCATTTCGTTGACGACCAACGGCGTGTTGCTGCTGCAACAGTTGCCACGCTTGACCGAGGCGGGACTGCGTAGTGTCAACGTCAGCTTGGACGCTTTGGACGAGTCATCATTCGAGCATTCAACTCGACGCCGCGGGCTTTCGATGGTGCTGGACAGCATTCACGCGGCGGTCGATGCCGGAATGAAGGTGAAGGTCAACGCGATTGCCAAACGTGACTTCACAGAATCGCAACTGGCCGCTTTTGGGCACTTTGCCAACCGTACGAAGTTGCCGGTCCGGTTCATCGAATACATGCCTTTGGATGCCGATGGAAATTGGGACCCGGCCAACGTCTTGTCCGGGTCGGAAATCCTTCGTCGCTTGTCGGAACACTTTGGTCCGCTGCGTCCCCTGCCCCGTCGCGAGGGGGCTCCGGCAGTCGATTACAAAATCGAATCGGGTGGCGGAACGATCGGAATCGTTGCGTCGGTGACCGAGCCATTTTGCCAAGCTTGCAATCGTATTCGCTTGACCGCCGACGGCAAAATTCGCAATTGCCTGTTCGGGGATGATAGTGGCGACGTGCGATCGCTGTTGCGTTCGGGAGCCAATGATCAAGCGATCGCAGATTTATTGAAGTCCGCCGTAGCGGCAAAAAAACGGGGCCACGGCAGCGACGATCTTGTCTTTGTGCGACCGTCCCGGCCGATGTATTCGATCGGCGGGTGA